Proteins encoded in a region of the Syngnathus typhle isolate RoL2023-S1 ecotype Sweden linkage group LG20, RoL_Styp_1.0, whole genome shotgun sequence genome:
- the ago4 gene encoding protein argonaute-4 isoform X5, with product MEALGPGPPAPTSLFQPPRRPGLGTVGKPIRLLANHFQVQIPKIDVYHYDIDIKPEKRPRRVNREVVDTMVRHFKMQIFGDRQPGYDGKRNMYTAHPLPIGRDRVDLEVTLPGEGKDQTFKVSLQWVSVVSLQMLLEALSGHLNEVPEDSVQALDVITRHLPSMRYTPVGRSFFSPPEGYYHPLGGGREVWFGFHQSVRPAMWNMMLNIDVSATAFYRAQPVIEFMCEVLDIQNINEQTKPLTDSQRVKFTKEIRGLKVEVTHCGQMKRKYRVCNVTRRPASHQTFPLQLENGQAMECTVAQYFKQKYNLQLKYPHLPCLQVGQEQKHTYLPLEVCNIVAGQRCIKKLTDNQTSTMIKATARSAPDRQEEISRLVKSNSMVGGPDPYLKEFGIVVHNDMTEVTGRVLPAPMLQYGGRVSTDTGRDCGRNKTVATPNQGVWDMRGKQFYAGIEIKVWAVACFAPQKQCREDLLKSFTDQLRKISKDAGMPIQGQPCFCKYAQGADSVEPMFKHLKMSYVGLQLIVVILPGKTPVYAEVKRVGDTLLGMATQCVQVKNVVKTSPQTLSNLCLKINAKLGGINNVLVPHQRPSVFQQPVIFLGADVTHPPAGDGKKPSIAAVVGSMDGHPSRYCATVRVQTSRQDMSQEQLFSQEVIQDLTNMVRELLIQFYKSTRFKPTRIIYYRGGVSEGQMKQVAWPELIAIRKACISLEEDYRPGITYIVVQKRHHTRLFCSDKAERVGKSGNVPAGTTVDSTITHPSEFDFYLCSHAGIQGTSRPSHYHVLWDDNCFTADELQLLTYQLCHTYVRCTRSVSIPAPAYYARLVAFRARYHLVDKDHDSAEGSHVSGQSNGRDPQALAKAVQIHYDTQHTMYFA from the exons ATGGAAGCGCTCGGACCCG GCCCGCCTGCTCCTACCTCTCTGTTCCAGCCTCCGCGGCGTCCCGGCCTTGGCACGGTGGGGAAACCCATCCGTCTCCTGGCCAACCACTTCCAAGTGCAGATTCCCAAGATTGATGTCTATCATTATGATATTGACATCAAGCCTGAGAAACGGCCGCGGAGGGTCAACAG GGAAGTGGTGGACACCATGGTGCGGCACTTCAAAATGCAAATTTTTGGAGATCGACAACCTGGCTACGATGGGAAGAGGAACATGTACACAGCGCACCCACTGCCGATAGGAAGGGACAGG GTGGATTTGGAGGTGACCCTACCTGGCGAAGGCAAAGATCAAACCTTCAAGGTTTCCTTGCAGTGGGTGTCTGTGGTCAGCCTTCAGATGCTCCTCGAAGCGTTGTCCGGTCACCTGAACGAAGTCCCGGAGGACTCCGTTCAGGCTCTGGATGTCATCACGCGGCATCTCCCTTCCATGAG ATACACTCCAGTGGGGCgatccttcttttctcctcctGAGGGCTACTACCATCCTTTAGGTGGAGGCAGGGAAGTGTGGTTTGGTTTCCATCAGTCCGTCCGTCCCGCCATGTGGAACATGATGCTCAACATCGATG TGTCGGCCACCGCTTTCTACCGTGCCCAGCCGGTGATCGAGTTCATGTGCGAGGTTTTAGATATCCAGAACATCAACGAACAAACCAAACCCCTGACTGATTCGCAGCGCGTCAAATTTACCAAGGAAATTAGAG GCTTGAAAGTGGAGGTCACCCACTGTGGCCAGATGAAGAGGAAGTACCGCGTGTGCAACGTCACCCGCCGGCCGGCTAGCCACCAAAC GTTCCCCTTACAGCTGGAGAATGGCCAGGCAATGGAGTGCACCGTCGCCCAGTATTTTAAGCAGAAGTACAATCTGCAACTCAAGTATCCTCATTTGCCCTGTCTGCAAGTAGGACAGGAACAGAAGCACACTTATCTGCCATTGGAG GTCTGCAACATTGTTGCCGGACAACGCTGTATCAAGAAACTCACAGACAACCAGACGTCCACCATGATCAAAGCTACCGCTCGCTCCGCCCCTGATAGACAAGAAGAGATCAGCAGACTG GTCAAAAGCAACAGCATGGTCGGGGGTCCGGACCCGTACCTGAAGGAATTTGGCATTGTGGTTCACAATGACATGACCGAGGTGACCGGACGAGTGCTCCCTGCGCCCATGCTACAGTATGGGGGCCGGGTGAGTACAGATACAGGGAGGGACTGCGGCAGG AATAAAACGGTGGCCACGCCCAATCAGGGCGTGTGGGATATGAGAGGCAAGCAGTTCTACGCCGGTATCGAGATCAAGGTCTGGGCCGTGGCTTGCTTCGCGCCGCAGAAACAATGCCGAGAGGATCTGCTCAA GAGCTTCACCGATCAATTGCGTAAGATCTCAAAGGATGCCGGGATGCCCATTCAGGGCCAGCCATGTTTCTGTAAATACGCCCAAGGAGCGGACAGTGTGGAGCCCATGTTTAAACACCTCAAGATGTCTTACGTGGGGCTGCAGCTCATTGTTGTCATCCTGCCTGGAAAAACACCCGTCTATG CTGAGGTGAAGCGTGTTGGGGACACTCTCCTCGGAATGGCCACCCAGTGTGTTCAGGTGAAGAATGTGGTCAAGACGTCCCCGCAAACGCTCTCCAACCTCTGCCTCAAGATCAATGCCAAGCTGGGAGGCATCAACAACGTCCTGGTGCCCCACCAGAG gCCGTCCGTGTTCCAGCAGCCCGTCATCTTCCTGGGCGCAGATGTCACTCATCCCCCAGCAGGTGACGGCAAGAAACCATCCATAGCGGCGGTGGTGGGCAGCATGGATGGCCACCCGAGCCGTTACTGCGCCACAGTTCGAGTCCAGACGTCCCGTCAAGACATGTCCCAG GAGCAGCTCTTCAGTCAGGAAGTCATTCAAGACCTGACCAACATGGTGCGAGAGCTACTGATCCAGTTTTACAAGTCCACCCGCTTCAAGCCAACGCGTATCATCTATTATCGCGGCGGTGTGTCTGAAGGCCAGATGAAACAG gtcgcaTGGCCGGAGTTGATAGCCATCAGGAAGGCGTGCATCAGTCTGGAGGAGGACTACCGGCCGGGCATTACCTACATTGTGGTCCAGAAGCGTCATCACACTCGTCTTTTCTGCTCTGATAAAGCTGAGAGG GTGGGGAAGAGTGGCAACGTACCAGCCGGCACCACGGTGGACAGCACCATCACGCATCCGTCCGAGTTTGATTTCTATCTGTGCAGCCACGCTGGAATTCAG GGTACCAGTCGTCCATCCCACTACCACGTCCTGTGGGACGACAACTGTTTCACGGCCGATGAACTGCAGCTTCTCACCTACCAGCTTTGCCACACTTACGTCCGCTGCACGCGCTCCGTCTCCATCCCGGCGCCCGCTTACTACGCCAGGCTGGTCGCGTTCCGGGCTCGATACCATCTGGTGGACAAAGACCATGACAG tgctgAGGGAAGCCATGTGTCAGGTCAGAGTAACGGCCGTGACCCTCAGGCTTTAGCCAAGGCGGTTCAGATCCACTATGACACCCAGCACACCATGTACTTCGCCTAA